The uncultured Mailhella sp. genome segment GTACGTGCATGAGGCCATTTACGCCTGCTATCGCAACAAGAACGTGTACATGGACATTTCGGAATATGAAGTGGCGCCCATGTGCGAGACCTATATCAGCGCCATGAAGTCCATGATCGCCGACAAGGTGGTGTTTGCCAGCGCTCATCCGTTCGTGGAGCAGGGCGAATGCCTGGCCAACTATGCCGCCATGGATCTGCCTGAAGACGTGCGTGAGAAGATCATGTACAAAAATGCGTGCAAAGTACTGGAAATCCCTGAAGATTAATGTTTCGTCAAGGGGCCGCTACGAAAACGCGGTGTAAATAAGGGGCCGCCGCGTTATCGCGGCGGCCTTTTTTGTACCCAGCCACGGCATTCCCCTTTTTGGGAAAGTATTGTGAACAGGATTAAATTATTGCAAAATGACTGGGCAGGCAGAAATTTTTATCCTTATTTCGGGTTATCCATGGATTCCGTGCTTCTTGAATATATGGAACAGGCTTTCGACGTTTTCCAGGACGGCATCTGGATAAGCGATGCAGATTCCACATGTCTTTTCGTCAATAAAAAGTACGAGGAGCTGAGCGGATTTTCCAAGAAATGGATGATGGGACGCAAGGCGACGAGCATTGTGGCCGAAGGCATTTTCGACGTGGCCGTCAATCCCGAAGTCATCAGTTCCGGCCGCCCTGTCTCAAAAATACAGACGCTTTCCAACGGAAAGCATCTTTCTCTCGACGGTTTTCCCATTCTGGACAGAAACGGCAAGGTGGTCATGTGCATCACCTTCATCCGCGACATCAGCACCATCGTGAACATGGAAAACAAGCTGGCGCATCAGCGCGATCTTTTGAACACCATGGTGCGGATCAACAATTCCAGTCTGCAGACCGTGGAGGACGGAAGCAATTTTATTTTCAGCTCGGCCATGGAATCCTTTCTGGCCAAGGCGCGCATCATGGCGCAGACGGACATCTCCGTGCTCATACTCGGCGAAACCGGCGTGGGCAAGGACGTGATGGCCCAGCGCATACACGCCATGAGCCGCAGGGCCGACAAGCCGTTCATCAAGGTGGACTGCGGCAGCATTTCCCCGAACCTCATCGAATCCGAGCTGTTCGGCTACGTGGGCGGAGCCTTTTCCGGCGCGAACCGCAGCGGCCGCATAGGCTTTATTGAAGCCGCGGCCGGGGGCACGGTGTTCTTCGACGAAATAGGCGAACTTCCCCTGCCGCTTCAGACAAGACTGCTGCGCTTTCTGCAGGACGGCGTCATCGTCCGTGTGGGAGCCAACACGCCCAAGAAGGTGGACGTGCGCGTGGTGGCCGCCACCAACAAGGATCTGGAAAAGGCCGTTGCCCGCGGGGAGTTCCGCAGCGATCTCTACTACCGGCTGAAAATCGCGGTGCTGAACATTCCTCCGCTGCGCAGGCGAAAGGAAGACATCATGCCGCTGGCCAATTTTTTCCTTCAGCAGTTTTCCAGAAGATACAACAGAGTGATGACTCTGGGCGACGACGTGGAGCCGCTGCTGCTGTCCTACGACTGGCCGGGCAACGTGCGGGAGCTCAAGAGCATGATGCAGGAAGCCGTGGTCACGTGTCCGAAGAACGTGGTGCGGGCCTACCATCTGCCCATCAGCTCGTCGTCCTCGCTGCGGGAGCCTGCTCCCGCGTCGGCGGAGTTCGACTTCGAGGGCAAGGACTATCACGACATCATGCGGGAAATGGAATGCCGCATGCTGCGCGCGGCCGTCGCCCGTTTTTCCGGCAACATGACGGCGGCTTCCAAAATGCTGCGCATGGACAGAAGCACCATGTTCCGCAAGATCAAGGATCTTGAGAAACATGGTCTGAAGGTTCTGTAGCGGCTCTCTAGGCTTTTTGCCTGGAAACGAGCGCCAGACAGATGCCGCCGAGAATGGGCACGGAGCACAGGGCAAGGCGCAGGGTGATGGGTTCGTTGAGCAGCAGCACGGCCAGCACCGCAGTGATGAGCGGCACGCTGAGCTGGATGACGGACGAGCCGGTCAGGCTGTAGCGCGGAACGATGACGTACCACAGAACATATCCGGGCGCGGAGGCCACGGCGCCGGCGGCCAGAGCGCAGGCCCAGGCCGCGGGATGCGCGGGGCCCTCAAGCATCATGGCGGCGCATGCGGTGACGACGCCCGCAATGGCGCAGCGGAAGAAGTTGCCCGCCGTGGCCAGCGAGGCGGAAGACGCGCCGCGGCCGCAGATGCTGTATCCGCCCCAGGAGAGACCGGAAATCACCATGAGCAGGGCGCCGACCAGCGGCGGAGCGGTCAGACCGGGAGAGAGCAGGGCCAGAAGGCCGGCAAAGGCCAGGGCGAGACCTGCCGCCTGCATGCGGGTGAGCCGCACGCCTTGGGCGAGGCCCCATCCTACCATGCCGAACTGCACGGAAATATTGAGGATGAGCGTTCCTGCGGCCGAAGGCATGGTCAGATAGGCGAGGGAGAAGCACAACATGTACAGGAAGAGAAACAGGGAACCGGCCCAGGAGCTTTCCTTCCAGGCCTGTTTCCACACGGAGCCTTTGCCGGGCGCGCCGCGCACCACATGAAGGGCGCACAGCAAAGCCAGCATGACCGCGGCGGAAAGGCCGCGTATGGCGGTGTACTGGAGCGGCTCCATGCCCCAGACGACCAGAGCCGCACGGCACAAGATGGAGTTGAGAGCAAAAAGCGTCAGACAAAAGGCGGTGGCAAGAAAAAGTCGCATGATTTATCTCACAGGTCTGTTTGTTTCATCAGGGATGCAATGCATGTTTCATGCCAGAGCGGCTTATGCCGCTGAAAAACTTTTTTACTATTGATATCGACATATTGCTGAATATGCCGGTGAGATCGGACAAGGGATGCGGCGACGGCATCCGCAGGAGACCGCAACGTTGTGCCATACGGCATAGGCGAAAATGCACAGCGTGAAGCGGGAGCGCGTCGCGCCCTGACGACGGGGGAAGACCGTCGGGCGTTCGGTCATGGGGACGGAGTATGACGATTTCTCTCATCATCAGTTTTGTAGTCGTGGGCTTTCTTTGCGGCGCCACCAGCATCGGCGGCATTCTGCTCATTCCGGCCATACAGTACGGCACGGGCATGCCGCTTTCCCTGGCGTCGGGCACGGCGCTGTGCAGCTTTTTCTTCACCGCCGCAGTAGGCACGTTCCTGCACTGGCGGCGCGGCAATCTGAAAAAGGAGATTGTGGTTCCTCAGTGCATCGGCGCGCTGCTGTTCAGCTGCTTCGGCGCGCTCACCAAGCACGTGGTGGGCGACGTGGCGCTCAACGCCATTCTGGCCGTGCTCATCATCATTTCTGGCGCGGCTGCTCTGCGTCAGCCCCATCCCATGCGGAGCATGGAAACGGAACGCGGGCGCTTCCGCTACCTGCTCTTCGTCGGCTCCTTCGTCGGATTCATGGCCGGCCTCACCGGCATGGGCGGCCCGGTGCTTTCCGTGCCCATGATGATCGTCATGGGCTTTGCTCCCTTCGCCACGGTGGCGGCGGCGCAGCCCTTCCAGATGTTCGCCTGTCTTTCCGGCAGCATCGGCAACATCATCATCGACCAGATCAACTGGAATATTGCACTGATGTCCGTGGTGCTTCAGAGCGTGGGCGTCTGGGCGGGCATACGCGCGGCCAGCCACATGAACACGGCGCTGCTCAAAAAGGCCATTGCCTTCCTGTGCATGTTTACCGGCGTGTTCATGCTGCTGCGCTGAGACGTCCTTTGCCCTTCATGTGAAAGAACCGGCCTGACAAGTTCAGGCCGGTTCTTTTTTTGTGAAAAGGCGTCGGCAGCCGCCTCGGGTGCGCTGGTCTGGACGCGTGTTTGAGGCTTTTTGGGGATGTGCGTCTGCCGATTATTCTCCGAGTGCCGCGTGATAGGCGTCGAGTGCGGCTTCGAGATAGGCTCCCTTCGGCTTTTCCGGCAGGCTCCAGGCAAGCGCGTGCAGACCGGCGGCGAGATCCGCCCAGTCTATCCAGCCCATGTGGGCGAGGCGAATCACCTTGTCCTTGAGGTCGCCCTGACCGGCGGTGAGAATGACGCCGCAATCCTTGAAGGCCTTGGCCACGATGGGACCGGCGGGCATGTCTTCGGGCATGAGAACGCTGGTGAGGCCCCAGGTGTAGCGGCCTTCTTCCTTGACGAACAGGTTCATGCCCATGGCGGCAAGGCCGGTTCTGGCCATCTGCGTGAGGGCCCACTGCTTCTTGAACACGTTTTCCATGCCGAACTCATGCAGCATGGTCAGCGCTTCGTGCAGGCCCATGAGCAGGCTGATGGGCGAGGTGTAGTGAGTCTGATTCTTGGCGCAGCTGGCCCGTTCCTGAATCAGATCGAAGTAGTAGCACTGGGGGCGCACTTCTTCGGCGCGCTTCCAGGCGCGGGGCGAGAGGGCGATGAAGGCCAGACCGGGGGGCAGCATGAGGCCCTTCTGCGAGCCGGTGATGAGACAGTCGATGCCCCATTCGTCCATGCGCACGGGCGAGATGGACACCGCGGAAATGCCGTCGGCCACGAAGAGCACGTTGCGCTCGCGGGTGATGGCCGCCACTTCCTGCACGGGATGAAGCACGCCGGTGGACGTTTCGGAAATCTGCATGAACACGCCGCGGATGGCGGGATCGGCGTCGAGCATGGCGCGGATTTCCTCGGGATCGAAGGACTTTCCGGCGTCCTTGCGCAGCACTACGGGGGTGAGGCCGCGCATGGTTGCGATGTCCACCCAGCGGTTGCCGAAATATCCGGCCGTGGCCACGAGCACCTTTTCGCCGGGTTCAAAGAGATTGAACGCGGCGGCGGTCATGCCGCCTGTGCCGGAGCTGGCCAGCGGAATGACGGGAGATTCCGTGCAGAAGAGCTTTTTGAGCATGATCTGGTTTTCGGCCAGAATGGTCTTGAAGGCGTCCTTGCGGTGATGAAGCAGGGGGGAGGCCATGACCAGACGAACGCGGTCGGGAATGGGCGTGGGGCCCGGGGTAAGCATACGGGTAGCCTGAATGGATGACATGACAAAAACCTCTTGTGCCGGCGGCGCGCCGGAATGGGTGGCGCGGAAAATGCGCGTTTTTCACGGTATAGAAAAAAGAAGCGCGCAGCAAGCGCAAGTCGGGCCCGGCGAAGATAAGCTGCCGGGAGCAAAGGTCGTTTTCGGCAGGAGCGCTCCGGCGGCGAGGGCAATTGCAGAATGGCGCAGGCCGGGATTCGAGGGCACGGCGTCTTTCGGAAAAAAACGGCAGGCAAAAGAGCGCAGCGCCGGTCGGGCGGACGCGTTGCGGCTTCTTCGGCGGGAAAAAGCCGTCTGTCGGGCGCGCCGGGCAGGGGGGGACATGCCGGTTGCCCGTCCCCGCCGCATTGCGCGAGGCGTTCACGTTTTTCCTGGCGGGGAAAGCGGCGTTTCGGGCGTAAAAAAGGGCGGCCTGAAAAGGTCGCCCCTGATGCCTATTCCGGCAGATGGAAAAGGAAGGTCTTGAGATAGGCCGTTTCGGGCATGGCCGGATGAATGGGATGATCCGGCCCCTGAAAGCCCTGGAACAGCAGCCGGGCGTGACGGCGTCTTTTGCCTGCCGCGCGGGTGACCAGATTGCGCAGGGCGTCGGCTTCCAGATGATGGGAGCAGGAGCAGGTCATGAGCATGCCGCCGGGACGCACGAGATCGAGGCCCAGTTCGTTGACGCGCTGATAGGCTTCGAGGCCCTGACGGGCGTCCTTTTTGCGCTTGATGAACGCGGGCGGATCAAGGCACACAATGTCGAAGGTGCGGCCTTCGCGGCGAAGATCGGCGAGCAGAGTGAGGGCGTCGCCCTGAAGGGATTCCGTGGCCGTGCCGAACTGTCCGGCGTTGCGTTCGGCGTAGGAGAGCGCGTGGGCGGAAGCGTCCATGAACGTGACTTTTCCCGCGCCGTTTTTGGCCGCCAGCGCGCCGAATCCGCCGGCGTAGCAGAAGGCGTCCAGCACGGTGCAGCCCGGCTGCGACTGCACGAAGGGCGCAAGCGCGGCGCGGTTCAGGCGCTGATCGTAGAACCAGCCCGTTTTCTGACCGCCGCGCAGAGCGACGGCATAGCGCATGCCGTTTTCTTCCACAAAAATTTCGTCGGGCGCGGAGCCCAGGGCGACGCGCTGAAAGCGTTCGAGGCCTTCAAGATCGCGGGAAGCCACATCGTTGTCGAGCAGAATGGAGGCGGGGTGAAGCAGCTCGTCGAGCACGGCAACGAGTTCGTCGGTGTGCGCGTCCATGCCCGCCGTAGTGATCTGGCAGACGAGGTGATTGCCGTGCCTGTCGGCGATGAGTCCCGGCAGAAAGTCGCCTTCGCCGTGGCAGAGGCGGTAGAAGGGCGCATGGAACATGCGTTCGCGCAATGCCAGAGCGTCGGAGAGGCGGCGGCGCAGCAGATCCGCGTCGAGCGCTTCATCCGTCTTGCGGCTCACCAGGCGCACGGCGATGAGCGAGGCGGGATTGACGTAGCCCGTGCCGAGCGGACGTCCGCCGCAGTCGGCCACGAGCACGGACTGCCCCGGCGCAAACGACGAAAGCGGCGAACGTTTGACGTCTATTTCGTTGCTGAACACCCAGAGGTGTCCCACGCGCAGGCGGCGGTCTTCGCCTTTTTTGAGAAAAACGGTTTCCATGGGCGTTTCCCCGATGCGTTGAAGGAGTGCCGCAGGAGAATGCTGCGGAGAGAAATCGGAAGGCTCTGCCAGTGTTCGGATTGCGGGCGCGCGTCGCCTGATCGCTTGATCGGAGCCGGTGTTGCGGCGCTCTCCGGACGTGTCGGGCACGTCAGGTCGCCGGGCGCGAAGAGCTTGCGTTCATACGCTGCCGTGTTTCGGCAGGTGGCAGGGCATGCGCGGAAGGCGGCGCGCTTTGGAGAATGAGAACGCGCCCCGTCCGGCTCAGAACAGTCCCAGAATGAAGATGCAGAACCAGAGCGCGGCGTTGAGCGCCAGCATGAGGAACACGGCGGCGGAAGCCATGTCCTTGGCGTTTTTCACCGCAATGTTGTAGTCGCGCGTGATGAGGTTGAGGGCCTCTTCAATGGCCGTGTTGATGAGCTCCGCCATCATGACGAGCAGCCACGCCCCAAGCGCGATGAGCCACGTGGTCAGGGGCTTGCCGCACGCGGCGAGCAGCACGATGAGGGCGATGAAAACGCCGCATTCCTGCCGGAAGGCAAGACTGAGGCGCACGCCCGTTCTGAGACCGGCCAGAGAGTAGCCCGCGGCCTTGAAGATGTGGAAGAAGCCTTCCTTCAGACGTTCGCGGTCCATGACTAGGCCTGCTGCTGCGGATCGCCGCCGATTTCAAAGGAGCGGAATTCGCTGGACTGACCGTTGGCCTTGGGGCATTCCTTGCGCAGATAGCAGATGTCGCACGCGCCGTGGAAGGGGAAGGGCGTGAGCACGCTGAACTTGGGCAGCATGGAATGCGTGACGTCCTGATAGTCAAGGCCTTCGGCGGCCAGCGCTTCGCGGAGCGCGGCCGTGGGCTGGGGAGCGGGCGCGCAGCCGGCGTCTTCCACTTCGGGCATGAGCTGATAGACGGCGCACTGGCACATGGTCTGGGCAAGGGCGCTCAGGCGGAATCCGTATTCGGCGGATTTTGCCCATTCTTCGTCCACTTCCTTTTCCACGTCCTGATCGAGCCAGAGCGCGAGATAGCGACCTTTGCCGGTTTCCAGCTTGATGGCGTGCAGCTTGGGCAGCCAGCGTTCCCACGCGTCGGCCAGCTCTTCGAGCACCTTGCCGCCGAGCCGCTTTTCGGAAAGCAGACTCAGCAGCAGTTCAAAGTCGAAAATGGGGCGGACTTGCAGCGTTTCCTTGGTGTAGCTGTTCATAAAAATCCTCTCGGAGTGATGTCGGACCGGCCGGGGTTCCCGCCTGAGCCGTCAGGAATGTTTCAATGTGCCGCGAGGCCGCGGTTCCGTCAAGTGTCGGCCGGTCAAAACGGCCCGGAGGGGGGAGGATATTCTTTACTTGCCGGGCAAGGCGGGATATGAAAGGAAATTCGGGTTCGTCCGAGAGGCGGCCCCATTTTTGAGAGGTCCTCATGAGTCAGATCAGATATCCCAGCAGGGTGCGTTACGAATACACTCAGGATCCCGACTGTCGTCTGCAGTACACGCACGGCGTGTGGGGCGGCATCAATCCGCAGGGTGAAATAGAAGTGAATTTCTATGTGGAAAGCGACAAGCTGCCGTCGTTTTCCGAAAGAGCCGTGGAGCCGGACGGCGCCTTCGGAGCGGAAGTGGTTCCCTTCGACGAAGAGGAGCGCGTCATCACGCGACACATCCATTCGCGGGTGCTCTTCAACTATCACACGGCCCGCGCGCTGATGGAGTGGCTGGAAGAGAAAATCGACACGCTCGAAATGGAAGAGAGCGCCAATTTCAATCCCGACGAGAGCGGCCCCGAGGTGCAGCAGTAATGCCCCGCAAGAACCGGTATCAGATAGGCGGCGCGGAGGAAGAGGAACGCGTAAGCCGTTCGCAGAAAAAACGCGACAGCGCCGCGCTTCAGGCCGTGGGGGAAAAGCTGGCCAGAATTCCCGCCGTGAAGCGGGCCCGTCTGCCGCTCCCGCCCGATCTCAAGGACGGGCTCGACGAGTACGACAGGCTTTCCGGCTTTGAGGCGAAAAGGCGTCAGCTTCAGTACATCGGCCGTCTCATGCGCGAGGCGCAGGAGGAAGGCACGCTTCAGCCCGTGCTCGACGCCCTTGACGTGCTGGAATAAGCTTTCGGCAGGAAAAACGGGGCGTATGCCGCTTTTTTTCTTGACGGATGCTGCCGAATCTGGCAAATGTACATGTGCAACGGGGATGTAGCTCAGTTGGGAGAGCGCTTGAATGGCATTCAAGAGGCCAAGAGTTCAATTCTCTTCATCTCCACCAGAATTTCAGCCGCCTGTACACACAGGCGGCTTTTTTCATATCTGAACCGGAGCGTGCCTCATGAAGCCGGATTTGCGCATTGACGACGATATGCATGCCTGCTGCCCGGACTGCCGTCTGGGCTGGCTGATCTATGACGCGGAACCTCGTGAATCCGACGCGTCCGTATGGAACGCGGTGGAGGAGCTGCTGCCCGCATTGAAGGCGCAGCTGGATTCGACGCCCCTTGCCGACATGCCGAACCTCGGCGAGTCGCGCCGCGCGTACCGCGCCTGCGGCAAGGATCCCGGCCGCTGGAGAGTGTCGTCCGAAGCCCTGTACCGGCGCGTCCGTCAGGGACGGGACTTGTACCGCATCAATGCCGTGGTGGACGTGAACAATCTCGTTTCTCTGGAAACGGGATTTTCCCTCGGCTCCTACGACAGGGATCGTCTTGAGGGGTCCGTCGTGCTGCGGCGCGGAAAGCCCGGGGAATCGTATCCCGGCATCGGCAAGGACTCCGTGAATCTGGAATGCATGCCTCTTCTGGCCGACGAAGCAGGCCCGGTGGGCAGTCCCACGAGCGATTCCACGAGGGCCATGGTGACTCCGGAAAGTCGCCGTCTGCTGACGGTGATCTATTCCTTTTCCCCGAGGGCGGAACTGGAAAAGGCGCTTGCGCTGGCCGTCGACCGGTTCGGAACGCTGGCGGGCGCATGCAATCTTGAGTTCGGCATAGTGGAGAGAATCAGTTAATGAAGCTTAATTTCAGTGATCGCGGATTCTGGCTCGGCACGGCGTACTGCGTGCTTGCCGCTCTGGCGTGGGCCATCATCGGGCCCGTGTCCCGCGTGTGCTTTGCGGAAGGCATGGAGCCTGCCACCGTGGCGTTCTGGCGCATGGCCATTTCCGGCGTGTGCTTTCTCATTCACGCCATGCTCGTGGGCGGCCTGCATGCCGGAAGGCGCGACCTCGTGAGCATGATGCTGTTCGGCGCGATCAACGTTTCCCTCGTGATTCTTTCCCTGCAGATTTCCATTCAGAAAAGCGGCGGAGCCATCGCCATCATTCTCATGTTCACGGCTCCGGCGTGGGTGGCCTTTTTCTCGCGCATTCTGTTTCATGAAGCCATCAACTCGGCTAAGATCACGGCCCTGGCGCTGGCCATGGTGGGCACCAGTCTGGTCTGTCTTTCGGGCGGAAGCTTGGGCGGCGAGGTGTCGTACGTGGGCATAGGCTGCGGCCTGCTTTCCGGCTTCACCTACGCCTTCCAGTTCCTGTTCTTTGCCTGGTACAAGGATCGCTATTCCACGCAGGCGTTGTTTGCCATGACCTTTCTTCCCGCGGCGGTGGTGCTTTCCTTCTTCGCGCATTTTCGGCCCATATCCATGCATGCGGCGGGAGCGCTGTTCATTCTCAGCTTTGTCTCGACCTATGTTTCCTATTTCTGGTACGGCCAGTCGCTGCGCTATCTGTCGCCGGTTCAAGCCGCCATTCTGGGCAATCTGGAACCGGTGGTCGGCACGCTGCTGTGCTGGTGGCTCTGGAACGAGAATTTTTCCTTCATCGGCTGGGTGGGCTGCGCGCTGGTCATCGGCTCCGTGCTGCTTCTGACCATGAAGCGATCCTGATCTTTTCCGGCAGCGCCGGACAGCGCCGAAACGTCTCCCGCGCGGGGAGGCGCTTCGGCGCTTTTTTTATAGGAGCGCGGCCGCGAGCGCGTCGCCGAGGAAGAGGTAGGCGAAGCCGAAGTAGATGAACACCCCGAGCAGATCCATGACGGACGTGATGAGCGGGGAGGAAAGCGTGGCGGGATCCGTGCCCATGCGGCGGGCGAGGAAGGGCAGAGCGAGGCCGATGAGACCGCCGGAGGCCGTGCAGACGAACATGCTGAGTCCCACGGTGAGCAGCACGGGCGCATCGACGCCCTTGGAAACCCAGGCGAGCGAGCCTTCGATGAGGGCCACGGTGAGCCCGAGCGCGCAGGCCACGGGAAGTTCGCGCCGGAACACGCGCCACAGCTCCCTCATGCCGGGGGTGACGTCGCCCACGGCCATGGCCCGTATCACCAGCGTGGCGGACTGACTTCCCGTATTGCCGCCCATGTCCACGATGGGCGCGATGAAGGCCGCGAGCACGATGACACGCGAGAGCATTTCTTCCTGCGCGGCCACGAAGTTGCTCGTGACCACACCGAACACCGTGAGAAAGACGAGCCAGAATGCGCGCACCTTGAACATGCTGAACAGAGGGGATTTGAGCAGATCGAGTTCCGTGTCCCCGGCCGTGGCGGTGCCGCCGAAGCGGGCAAGCTGGGAGGCGTCCTGTTCCTTTTCCACATCCATGGCGTCGTCCACGGTGATGACGCCCATCATTTTGTTGTGTTCGTCGGTGACGGGCAGGGCCAGCAGATCGTAGCGGCGAATCATTTCCGCGGCGCGCTCCCGGGGCCAGGACGCGCGGGCGCACACCGGGTGACGGCGCATGACGTTTTCCATGAGCTCGCCGTCGTCGGCGAGAAGCAGGTCCCGGAGCGATGCCGCGCCGAGCAGACGCTGCTCCCTGTCGAGCACATAGACGACGTAAATGGATTCGCATCGGCGGGCGGCGGCGCGCACGGTCTTGAGCGCCGCGGCCACGCGCGTTTCGGGCAGCACGGAAATGTATTCGGAAGTGGCGACGGAGCCGGTGCTCTCTTCGGAAAAGGCGGAAAGGCGCATCAGATCGCGACGCACGTCTTCGCTCAGAGCGGCAAGCAGAGCCTGCTGAGCCTGCGGCGAAAGCAGCGCGTAGAAGTCGGCGCGTTCGTCGGCGGGCAGATGTTCAAAGAGGCGCGCCGCCTCGACGGGCGGCAGGCCGTGAAAAATTTGCGTCTGGAGGGACTCGGAAAAATAGCCGAAGAGGGTTGCGGCGATTTCGTCGTTCAGTTGTTTCAGAAGCGTGAGTGTCGTGGAGACAGGCAGTTCGGCAAGCGCCTCTGCGGTGTCGGAAGGATGCGCCTTTTCGACGAGTCTTGCAAAGTCGCGGGTGTTGCCGGCATGGGACAGTTCGCAGATGAGACGCAGAATTTCCTTATGGGTCATGGCTGTTTTCCTCTGTGATGTCGGAAGAAGGGGAAAGAAGAACGGCGACGGACGGACGGTTCGTCGGACAGCTGCTGTGGTTGTCCATGAAGATCTCCTTTTGAGTGTGTGGGATGATGTTTTGGGAATGAGGGGCGCGGCGTTGCCGTGCGCTTTGAGGCTGCCTTGAGCGCAGTTCGGGCCCGGGCGGCGCAGCGGCCTCAAGACGGGCGACGGCAAAGACCGAACTGCTCAGGAACTAGCGCAGCGAGAAAGGGCAGGGAGGCGTGAAGAATCGCAGGAACGCGAAGGGGAGGCCCCGCCGGAAGAGGCGGGAGAGGGAGGGAAAAAACATGGGGAGCTCCTCGTCAGGCTGTCCGGCCTGCGGGGAGAGGGGGCGCAAGGTCGGTCAGCTCAGGGGGTTGAAGGTGAAGCAGCGTTGACTGGGACTGTCGGAGGACATGATGACTTCCTTGCGTAATAAATGGCGTTGATGGGGCAGCAGTAGCCCGTAAAGCGTCGCACTGTCAAGCGTACCGGATCACACATTGAGGGAACATACCGGGAAATTGCGGAGAATGTGCAGGCGTTTTTTGTCTCAAACGCGTTGTCCGGGAAGGTTTTTGCGGTCTTGTTGCGAGAAGAAAAAAAGCGATGCCGCAAGTTGCGGACGTGAGAAAAGAGGCGAGACGCACGGAAGGACTGATCGCCTCCTGCGCGCCTGCGCGGAAGGTGTTGCTTTCAAGGGCTGCCGGGGCGTTACGCGCGACCGAAAAAAGCCCGCATTCCTGCGAATGCGGGCTTGTCGGGCAGAGAGAGGCTCAGGCCTTCTGGGCCTTGATCCAGGCCATGGCCTCGGGCAGATTCAGCGTTCCTTCGTAGATGGCGCGTCCGGAGATGGCGCCCTGAAGGTTGGCTTCCAC includes the following:
- the mgtE gene encoding magnesium transporter, with translation MTHKEILRLICELSHAGNTRDFARLVEKAHPSDTAEALAELPVSTTLTLLKQLNDEIAATLFGYFSESLQTQIFHGLPPVEAARLFEHLPADERADFYALLSPQAQQALLAALSEDVRRDLMRLSAFSEESTGSVATSEYISVLPETRVAAALKTVRAAARRCESIYVVYVLDREQRLLGAASLRDLLLADDGELMENVMRRHPVCARASWPRERAAEMIRRYDLLALPVTDEHNKMMGVITVDDAMDVEKEQDASQLARFGGTATAGDTELDLLKSPLFSMFKVRAFWLVFLTVFGVVTSNFVAAQEEMLSRVIVLAAFIAPIVDMGGNTGSQSATLVIRAMAVGDVTPGMRELWRVFRRELPVACALGLTVALIEGSLAWVSKGVDAPVLLTVGLSMFVCTASGGLIGLALPFLARRMGTDPATLSSPLITSVMDLLGVFIYFGFAYLFLGDALAAALL